In a genomic window of Babylonia areolata isolate BAREFJ2019XMU chromosome 3, ASM4173473v1, whole genome shotgun sequence:
- the LOC143279912 gene encoding NADH dehydrogenase [ubiquinone] 1 beta subcomplex subunit 7-like has translation MGNVMYAYITHSDTAPDINKPPTFDPMLGFSNGRKERAIEATREELDRANVPLDRRDYCVDFYLKFLRCRAENFPRVASGCHHEKHEYDQCEYEDFVMRMKEYEREKRMKERAKRIMEASEELED, from the exons ATGGGGAATGTAATGTATGCATATATCACGCACTCAGACACCGCTCCAGATATCAACAAACCGCCCACATTTGATCCAATGCTTGGGTTCTCTAATGGCAGAAAAGAAAGGG CCATCGAGGCGACGCGGGAGGAGCTGGACAGAGCCAATGTGCCGCTGGACAGACGGGACTACTGTGTGGACTTCTACCTGAAGTTCCTCCGCTGTCGTGCTGAAAACTTTCCCCGTGTGGCATCTGGCTGTCACCATGAGAAACATGAATATGACCAGTGTGAATATGAAGA TTTTGTTATGCGGATGAAGGAGTATGAGCGAGAGAAGCGGATGAAAGAGCGAGCCAAGAGGATCATGGAGGCCAGTGAAGAGCTGGAGGATTAG